CCCACGTCCTCATCCGTCACCCGGTCCACCCGGATGACCCGGCCGTCGGCGGGGGCCACCACCACCTGGTCGTCGGCGGGGGGCTGCCGTTCCGGGTCCCGGAAGAAGTAGCCGAAAAAGGTGGCCAGCCCCAGGGCTGCCACGGCCACCAGCGGCCAGTCCAGGGCCAGGGCCAGGAGGCACAGGCCCAGGGGCGCCAGGATGAAGGGGTAGCCCTCCTTGGCCAGGGGCAGGGCCGGGGGCCTGCCGGGAGCCGCCTTCATGGTGAGTGTCCGCTTCCCGTCAACGCTTCAGCCAGGACATCATGCCCCGGAGTTTTTTGCCCACTTCTTCGATGGGGTGGGCGGCTTCCAGGCGCCGGAGGGCGTTGAACACCGGCCGGCCCGCCTGGTTTTCCAGGATCCACTCCTTGGCGAACTCGCCGGTCTGGACCTCATAAAGGATCTGGCGCATCTCCTCCCGGGTCTCCTCGGTGATGATGCGTTTGCCCCGGGTGTAGTCGCCGAACTCGGCGGTGTCGGAGACGGAATAGCGCATATAGCTCAGGCCGCCCTGGTAGAAGAGGTCCACGATGAGCTTGAGTTCGTGCAGGCATTCAAAATAGGCGATCTCCGGGGCGTAGCCCGCCTCCACCAGGGTGTCGAAACCGGCCTTCACCAGTTCGCTCACCCCGCCGCAGAGCACGCACTGCTCGCCGAAGAGGTCGGTTTCGGTCTCTTCCCGGAAGGTGGTCTCCAGGACTCCGGCCCGGGTGGCGCCGATGCCCTTGGCGTAGGCCAGGGCGGTCTTGAGGGCCTGCCCTGAGGCGTCCTGGTGCACCGCCACCAGGGACGGCACTCCGGCGCCTTTCTCGTATTCGCTCCGCACCAGGTGGCCGGGGCCTTTGGGGGCCACCATGACCACGTCGATTTTCGGGTCCGGCACGATCTGGCCGTAGTGGATATTGAAGCCGTGGGAGAACATCAGGGTTTTGCCCGCGGTCAGGTGGGGTTTTAAGTCCTGCTCATAGATGCGGGCCTGGACGTGGTCGGGGGTGAGCATCTGCACCACCTGGGCCTGGGCCGCGGCCTCGGCGGCGCTCACCGGCTGGAAGCCATACTTCAGGGCCAGCTCGTAGTTGGGGGTACCGGGAACCTCGGACACCACCACTTCCACGCCGGAGTCCCGAAGATTGAGGGCCTGGGCATGGCCCTGGGACCCGAAGCCGATGATGGCCACTTTTTTGCCCGCCAACACGCCCAAATCCGCATCCTGGTCATAGTAAATGGTTATGGCCATGGAGGCTCCTTTCATAAGTCACGTTCAGTAGTTGAGAATCCGGTCGGCTTTCTTGACCTCGTCGTAGAGAATCTTCATGTTCCCCACTTTGATGGGGTCTTCGGCCTCCGCCCCGCGGAGGGCCAGGCATTTCCCTCAGGCGAAGAGCTGCCCCTCGCTCAGGCCGAAGAGTTTGACCTGCTCCCGGATGGGGAACTGGGGGGAGTCGCCGGCATAGACGTCGGTGGCCGGCCCGTTGAGAAAGACCGTCACTTCCTCCCCTTCATTCAGCAGCACATTGGCAAACCGGAGGGCGTTCCACTTGATCTCCGGATCCGGACTGGAAATGACGATGAGCACCTGCATGGCTCGCACCCGATGATGGCCCGGCGAGAGGGGCGTGGAAGGGAAGCCCCTTTGGCCTTCGGCCTTCTCCCCCCGGCTCACTCCTTCTTGGCCCGCTGGATGGCCAAGGTGCCGCTGCGGACGATGTCCAGGATGCCGTGGCTTTTGAGCAGGCTCAAGACCGCCTGGATCTTTTCGTGGTTGCCGGTGATCTCCAGGGTGTAGGTGGTGGGGGAGACGTCCACCACCCGGCAGCGGAAGATGTCGGCGATGCGCAGGACCTCGGCCCGGGACTTGTCCTCGGCCTTGACCCTGACCATGGCCATCTCCCGCTCCACATGGTCCAGCTCGCTTAAGTCCACCACCTTCTGGGTGTTGATGAGCTTGCGGAGCTGCTTGATGATCTGCTCGATGATCTGCTCATCGCCGCTGGTCACCAGGGTGATGCGGGAGGTGTTGGGGTCCATGGTCTCGGCGACGCACAGGGATTCGATGTTGAAGCCCCGGCCGGAGAAAAGCCCGGTGACCCGGGAGAGCACCCCGGGCTGGTTGTCCACCCAGACGGAAATGGTATGGCGACGGTTCTTCTTGGTGGCTTCCATGGCTTCCTCCCCTAGGCCAGGAGCATCTCGTGGGTGGCTTTGCCCGGCGGCACCATGGGCATGACGCACTCCTCCCGGTCCACCACGAAGTCCATGATCACCGGCCGTTTGATCTCCATGGCCTTCCGGATCACCGGCTCCACCTCCTCGGGCTTGGTGGCCCGGAAGCCCACGGCGCCGAAGGCCTCCGCCACCTTGACGAAATCCGGCTGGGCGGAGAGGTCGGTGGCGCTGTAGCGCTTGTCATAGAGGAGCTGCTGCCATTGGCGCACCATCCCCAGGTAGGCGTTGTTCAGGATGGCGATCTTCACCGGCAGGTTGTTTTCCACCACGGTGACCAGCTCCTGGATGTTCATCAGGATGCTGCCGTCGCCGGCGATGTCGATGACGATGGCGTCGGGCTTGGCCACCTGCACCCCCATGGCCGCCGGAAAGCCGTAGCCCATGGCTCCCAAGCCCCCGGAGGTCATGAACTGGCGGGCCCGCTTGAACTTGAAGAACTGCGCGGCCCACATCTGGTTCTGCCCCACCTCGGTGGTAATGTAGGCATCCCCGCCGGTGACCTCCCAGAGCTTCTCCACCACGTATTGGGGCTTGATGACCTCTTTGGACTTCTTGTATTTCAGGGGGTGCTTGCGCTCCCACTCCCGGATGCGCCCCAGCCACTCCTCCCGGATGGCGGCCCAATCCCGGGGCTCCTCTTTTTTGAGGAGATTGTTGAGCTGGTGCAGGGCGTCCCGGCAGTCCCCCACGATGGGGATGTCCACCACCACGTTTTTGCTGATGGAGCTGGGGTCGATGTCGATGTGGATGATTTTGGCGTGGGGCGCAAAGGCATCCAGGCGGCCGGTGACCCGGTCGTCGAAGCGGGCCCCCACGGCGATGAGCACGTCGGAGTTGGCCACCGCCATGTTGGCGCAGTAGGTGCCGTGCATGCCCAGCATGCCCATCCACAGGGGGTGGATACCGGGGAAGCCCCCCAACCCCATGAGGGTGCTGGTCACCGGGATCTGTAGGGCCTCAGCGAACTTGATGAGTTCCTCGGAGGCGTTGCTGTGGATGATGCCGCCGCCGGTGTAGAGGACCGGCTGCTTGGCCTCGAGGATAAGATCCAAGGCCCGGCGCACCTGCCGGGGGTTGGCGTGCACCGTGGGCTGGTAGCTGGGAATCTTGATGTCTTTCGGGTCAATGGGCTCCGGCACGATGCTGGCCTGCTGCACGTTTTTGGGCAAATCCACCAGCACCGGCCCAGGGCGGCCCGAGCGGGCGATGTAGAAAGCCTCGTGAATGGTGCGGGCCAGATGGCGGATGTCCGTCACCAGGTAGTTGTGCTTGGTGCACGGCCGGGTGATGCCCACGATGTCCACCTCCTGGAAGGCATCGTTGCCGATGAGGTGGGTGGGCACCTGCCCGGAAAAGACCACGATGGGGATGGAATCCATGTAGGCGCTGGCAATACCGGTGACGGTGTTGGTGGCGCCGGGTCCGGAGGTCACCAGGGCCACCCCCACCTTGTCCGAAGCCCGGGCATAGCCGTCGGCGGCGTGCACCGCGGCCTGCTCATGACGCACCAGATAGTGCCTGATGTGGGGGCGACGGGTCAGCTCATCATAGATGTCAATGACCGCTCCCCCGGGATACCCGAAGATGTGCTGGACGCCCTCCCGCTCCAGACAATCCAGGAAGATTTGGGCGCCGGTGCGCTTGGTGCTCATGAAATCCCTTCCTTTTCCCGGTACTTGGCCAGGATCTGCTCGATGCGGTCCCGGCCTGCCAGCTTCAGTTTCTGCAGCCGTTTCCTCTCCAGCGTTTCTTCGCTGGTGAGATAGGGACGCCGGTTGAATTCCTCCAGCCGGCGCTCAAATTCCTCGTGTTCCGCCAGCCGCTGCTTCAGTTCCGGCTCCTGGTCAATGACCCGGCGGATCAGCTCCAAATCCCGTTCTTCCATAGCCTGGCCCCATGTCGACATAAACTTCCAGGTAGCCTTTGATTTTAAAAAAATTCCCGCTAGTTGTCAACGACATGACCTGAAAGAGTTTGCGCCGGGGTGGGAGGGCCAGGGCTGGCCGCGCCGATCCCCCTTTCGGCGCTTAGTCACCCAGCCCTCTAGAGGGCAAGCGTTAAGGGCGGTGGAGGAGCCAATGCTCCCCCCACCTTCTTGCCCCCAAATGAGAAGAGGCCGCGCCGTTTCCGGTCGCGGCCTCTTCCGGCCAGTCAGCCAGGAGGGGCTGCAACTCCCTCATCCCTTCGCCTTCCAGACGCAGTGCTTGAGGCGGGCCGGCAATGCAGACTTTCCGGTCCTCTGGCTGCTGGCTCTAATCATTAGATAATCACCTCTTTGCCAGGATCAAGAGGGGGGGGCGAAAATTTTTTGCCGGGCAATGCCCCTTGCCGGGTCTGGCTTCCACGTCTAAGTGCCCACGTAAGGGGCTCACCCTGGGCCCCCTCCGCCAGGAACCTCTTCCATCCCCGTCCCATCATCCACCTGAGGTGGCCCTGCTTAGGGAATTTCCGGTGCGCTCAAAAATTGCGGGCCATAAAGGCAGCGGCGGAAAGTTTCCCTTCCGTGGCCAGGAGCTCCTGCACCTTCAGGCGCCGGCTCTCCGGGAGCAGGGTGCTGCTCACCTTGCCGTAACGCATAAACTTGGCCCAGGCCCGGGTGGCCACCCCCTCCTGGTCCAGGAGGGCCTGCACCTCCCGGCCTTCGGTCTCCAGGAGCTCGTCATCCAGGATGATGGTGACCCGCCGGCCTTCGGGGGTGAGTGGCCCCACCCGGAAGACCACCTCCTCGGGCTTGGGATAGGGCACGGTGGGCAGGCGCACTACGTCCCCTTCCTTGATCTCCTGCAGACGCAGGCGCTGGTTGTAATAAAAGCTTAAGGGGTCGGTGAGCTGGTCATCCAGGGGGCCTTCCCATTTTTTGACCAGGGCCCGTTTGTTCCGATCCCACTTCCAGACCTCCACCCGTTTGGCCTCATGATCGAAGCGGTGCTCGGTGACGTGCAGCTTGCCCCGGCGCTCGGTCTTTTCCCGGTAGAGGAGGGGCCGGAAGCGGCCGTTGGTGAAAATCATGTCGGTGCTGTATTCCCCCCGGAAGTTGCCGCTCAGCAGGGCCAAGACCCCCTTGGCCTGGCCGGAGATGGAGGCCCGGTAGTGTTTGTCCCCCAGCCGGGTCAGGACCATGCGGGCGGGGACGGAATCGTTGAAGATCCACAGGTCCACCCGGTATTTCAGGTCCTCCAGGATCTGGGGCCCGGGGGTGGCGGAGGGCGCCGCCCGGGGCAGAGCGGCCGGCGGCCATCCGAGCAAGACCACGATGAACAGGGTCAGGGCAAAGAATCGGCTGACGGGCTCCGTCAACAAGCGTTGGCTGGACATGGCGAAGAGTCCTCTAAATGGCAGGCGTCCCAAAAACCCGGCGAATTGCCCCCGTCACGGCTTCCTGCTTTATAGACCTGAAATTCCCGGTGGTATTAATTCACCTCTCCCTTCGGAATTTCTTTCCCTTTCATTAAATTTTTTAAAACTTTTTAAAATTAACTTCACTTTTCCCCGTCCGGCGGAGGCCCCGGACCGCTCCAGACCCCCACATTGAAACGTTCCCGCCACCAGCGCTCCACGTCGCCCTCCTCTTCACTCTCCTCCAGGCGATAGCGGTAGTTTTCCAGGAATTCCTTCAGGCGCTGGTAGGCGGCGTTCACCGCCTGCATGCGGCGGCGGAACTCTTCTTCGGCGCCGGCGGGGGCCCGGTCCGGGTGCCAGCGGCGGGCCGCCCGGCGGTAGGCGTCCCGGATCTCCCGGCGGGTGGCCACCGGGCCCAAACCCAGGATCTGACAGGCCTCCTTCAGGGTCATCACCGGCTCCGGTGGGCGAGGCCGACAAGCCCCCGTCCTTCTCCCCGCGACTCGGATACTTTTAAGGCTGAGACCTTTGCCAAAGTCACCCAACCTTCCGCACCCACCCAGATTTAAGGAGGGTGCCTTTCCAGATAAAAAGTCTCCTGCCCAGCATGAACTATTATACGCCGGGAACAAAAACAAATAAACTGGGACCGTTGCAGATAGTCCTGATCGACAACTGGGCCTCAAATGCCCCAAGCTGGAGAGGAGATAGGGACGGGCGGAGGTCCATGGATGCCCTTCCCCCGAAAATCACTGCCGCCACGGCCTCAAACTCCCAGGTGGACGGAGGCGCTTTCCCTGAGGTGTGAGCGGCCGCAGCTTGTCAAGGGCTTCTCTCCGTGGTAAGGTAAGGTAATTTTTTGCAAAAGAGGGATTGACCCCATGCCCGTGGACAAGCGTCTGGCCCTGTCGGCGGCCGAGCTCACCGCCACCCTGGAGCGCCTGGCCGAGGAGGTTAGGCAGGCCTGCCCCCGCCCGGCCGATCTGGTGGTGGTGGGCATCCGCACCGGCGGCGCCTATCTGGCCCAACGCCTGGCGGACCTCCTGAGTCGCCGGGCCCCGACGCCCCTGAAGGTAGGGGTCCTGGATATCACCCTCTATCGGGACGATTGGACCCGCATCAGCCACAAACCCCTGGTGGGGAAAACGGAACTCCCCGGCTCCATCGACGACCAGGAGGTGCTGCTGGTGGACGATGTGCTCTTCACCGGCCGCACGGTGCGGGCCGCCCTGGATGCCCTGATGGATTACGGCCGGCCCAAGCGCATCCGCCTGGCGGTGCTGGTGGACCGGGGCGGTAGGGAGCTCCCCATCTGCCCGGATTTCGTCGGCCTGACGGTGGATTTGCCCCCGGAGCAGCGGGTGAATGTCTACCTCCGGGAAATGGGCCAGGAGGATGCGGTGGCCATTGAATCCGGACACCCCGAGCGCCCATGAGCCCCGGCCGCAAGAAAACCCCTGCGTCGCTCCCTCCCCTGTCCCCGGAAGCTGCCGCCCGGCTGGCGGCGCTGAAAGAGGAGGTGCGCCGCGGCCTGGAGGCCGAGCTCCCCGTGGAGGAGCTCCTGGCCCGGATGGGGGCGCCGGAGCCGGACCCGGCCTGGCCGGAGCACCTCCTGGCCACCCTGGCGGAGCTGCGTCATCCCGGGGTGCCCCGGCTGTTGGCCGCCCTCTTCGGCCGGGAGCCGGACCCCCGCCTGCGGAAAGCGCTGAAAAAGGCCCTGCACCGCTTACAGACCCAGGGCATCCCGGTGCCGCCGGACCTTTTGCCCGCCCCTGAGGCCGCCTCCCGACCACCGGTGGCTCCGGAGGTAACGGCCCGGGTGACCCCCATCTTCGGCCAGGGGGAGCGGTTTCTGGTCCTGGAGGGGTCCCGGGCGGTTTTGGGCGGCACCGTGGTCGTGGCCCGGCTGAGTGACACTGCCGGGCTGCTGGAATTCCACAACCTGGCCGCCAACCGGGCCCAGCGCCAGGAGCTCAAAGACAGCCTGGCGGAGCAGGGCCTCTCGGAATGGGCCGAAGTGCCGCCGGCGTATGCCGTGCGCCTCCTGGAGGAGGCCTACGCCCTCCATCCCGAGGCGGCCGCGGCAGCGGAGTATGCCGCCATCCGGGAGCGTCTGTGGCGTTACCTGGGCCGGCCGGAGGAGGCGCCGGACCCGGAGAGCGCCGTCCCGGCGGTGAGCGACCTGGAGCGGGCCCCGGCCCTGGAGTATGCCCGGGAGCTGGCCCGGCACCCCTGGTTTTACTCCTGGCTGCCGGAGCCGGCCCGCCTCACCCCCTGGCTGGCGAAGCTGGCGGAGGCCGAGGCCAGCCCCCTGATCCTGGCGGAACACCAGAAGCAGGCCCGCCGGGAGGGCATCCTGGAGGAGGCGGTCCGGGAGCTCTTTCCGCCGGAAGGCCGGGAGCTCCTCCGGCGACGATTGCTGCATCAGGCCTACTACTGCCACCTCCGCCATTTTCTCCGGGAGGCCCAGGCCCTGAAAGCCGCGGCTCAGGACCTGGCGGCGCGGCAACAAAGCCCCCTCTTGGGGGAAAGCCCCTTCTTGCTGGCCCTGGTGGAGTCGGGCTTACGGCTGGCCCGGGAGTCCCAGCGGCCCCAGGCCCCCGGGCTGGTGGCGCCTCCGGTGGGCTCTCCCCTGATCTTAAGGAAGTGACCATGCTCACCACCCTGACGGTGCGTACCAGTTCCAAGACGGAGTTCGTGGACATCACCCCGCAGGTGGCGGAGGCGGTGCGGGCCAGCGGGGTTAAGGAGGGGCTGTGTCACCTCTTTGTGCCCCATACCACCGCGGCGGTCACCATCAACGAGAATGCCGACCCCACCGTCAAGGCGGATATTCTCATGGTGCTGAACAAGGTCATCAGCGACCGGGAGGCCTACCGCCACCTGGAGGGCAACTCCCCGGCGCACATCAAGGCCACCCTGGTGGGGCCGGACCTGACCGTCATCATCACCGGCGGCAAATTGCTTCTCGGGACCTGGCAGGGCCTCTTTTTCTGCGAATTCGACGGACCGCGCACCCGCAAGGTCCATCTCAAGATCCGCGAGGGCTGATGGAGGGGGGCGAATTTTTCCGGGAGGTCACCATTAACAACCTCAAGCTCCCCGCCTACCTCAAGGGCGAGGCCCCCATCCGCGACCGCCAGGTCCTCAAGGAATTTCTGGAATACCTCCACATCCGCCACGGACTATTGGTCCCTTACCGCTCCGACTATCCCCTGGTGGAGCCCCGGGAGCTGCTCCCCTCCTTTGAGAAGAATTTCTATGAATTCCGGGACCTGCCCGGGTTTTCGCTGGTGGCCCTCAACCGCCCCCTCTCCTACCAGGAGGAGATCTTTCAGTTTGAACTTCTCCACCCCCACTACGAAGGCAAAAGGCGGCACCGGGAGAACCTGGAGAAGATCGCCCCGCATCTGGACCGGGAGCTCAGGACCCAGTTCCGGCAGCGCTTTGCCCATCGGGACGTCACCGACCTGGCGAACTACGATGATCTCCTGCCCTTTCTCCTGCACATGGACCGGGCCCAGGTGATCGCCCGGGATGCACAGGGCGACTTTCGCCTCCTGGGGGTCTACGGCTCCTTCCCCTCGGATCTGGACACGGAGATCAAGACCTTCGGCCGGGAGTTGGGCAAATTCAAAAAACTGGACAACGACCTCTATGAGCGGGAGCGGGATTTTGTCTATCAGTTCCTCATGGAGCTCTACGGCTTTCCCATCGCCGCGGAGCGGCGCACTTCCGCAGCCATGTTTGCCCGCAAGCTCTCCCGCCTGAAGGAATCTTACCTGATCAAGGTCCTGGGCTCCTCGGACCGCACCATCACCAGCCTGTCGGGCTTTGAGCTGAAGAAATACCCCCTGGTGGAGAAGGTGGCCCTGGTGGCCCTGCCCCCGTCTCTGGCCGAGCGCCACGGCTCTCTTCTGGACCGGGGCTTTTATGTGGACCCGGAACGCCGGGCCCTCATCCTCAAGGTGACCTACCAGCAGCACAAATACAACCGGAACAACATCCTGGAGGACCGGGCCCTGTCGGTGGTCAGCCAGGAGATCATCCATCCCCACCACGGCGGCCGGGAAGCGGGCATCAATATCCTCAAGGACACCCGGCGCTTCCTCAAGGACCTCACCGACATCGTCCGGGGGGAGTATCTGGGCTCCATTGTCTATAAGCGCTCCGAGCTTCTCACTGCGCCCAAGACCCACGAAGAGCGCCTGAAATTTCTGGCGGCCTGGCTGGCGAAAAACGCCCGACGCCTGGCCACTTACAGCGATGAGTCCTTTGAGGCCATACGCCGGCTCTTAAACGGCTACCTCCTCAGCCGGGAGTACAAGGAGGCCTTTGGACGGCATGCGGACCTGCACCGGGAGGCCCTGCGGCAGATGGTCTACCTCAACCAGGCGCATCAGCTCCACCAGCTGGAAAAACTGGTGCGCAAACCCGGCGACAGCCGCCGCCTGGCGCCCTTGCAACGCATCTCCGCCGCCGTGGCCTTCCTGGAGGAGAAAAAGGAAGAACTCCCCTATTTTTACCCGGACCTCTTCCGGAAATTCCTGAGCCTCTGGGAGGAATTGCTGGAATATCCCTACTTCCGGCGCCTGAAGGAGCTGAAGGCCCCGCCTCCCTTGCCCTACCGTCACCGGGTCTGGCGCCTGCTTATTCTGGGACAGCGACTGGTGGAGGACCTGGCACAGCAGCATTCCCTTATCCAAAAGGAGGCGGCCCGGGGGGTGGTTCTGCCGGTGGTGGTGCCCCGCACGGAAACCTTGCGGCCGCAGCCGGAGACCTCATGAGCAATTCCACCCCTTGGCATTGCCTGGAAGCGGGGGCGGGGCCCCCGGTCCTTTTGATCCACGGGCTGGGGGCCTCCAGCTTTTCCTGGCGGGAGCTTCTCCCCCGCCTGGCCCCCCACTTCCACCTGCTGGCGCCGGACCTCCCGGCCCATGGCGCCACCCCCGCCGCCGCCACTCCGGACTTCCGCCTGGAGACCTTGGTGACCGGCCTCCTGGCGCTTTTGGACCGCCGGGGGGTGGCCAGGTGTGCGGTGGTGGGGAACTCTTTGGGAGGCGGCCTGGCGTTGCTCCTGGCGGCGCGGGCCCCGGAGCGGGTGATGGCCCTGGCGCTGTTGGACCCGGCGGCGGTCATCAAACGCTACCCCCTCCTCTTCCAGCCCCTGCGCCTTCCCGGGCTGGGCCTTCTCACCGCCCTGGCCCTGGGGCCCTGGGTCGTGCCCTATGGCCTGAAGCTCGCCTACCATCGCCACGAACTCATCACCTCGGAGGTGGTGGCGGGCTACGCCCCCACCTTCCGCCCCGTATCCAACCGCCTGGGACTGCGCCGGCTGGCCCTTGAGAACGACCCCTGGCCGGCGGATAAGGTCCGGAATCTGTTGGCCCGCATCCACCAGCCGGTAGCCGTCATCTGGGGGCACAGAGACCGCATCCTGCCGGTCTCCCAGGCCACGGAGCTGAAGGCCCTGCTCCCTCAGGCGGAGTTGCACCTCCTCCCGCAGGTGGGCCATGCCCCCCAGGAGGAGGCTCCCGAGGCCACCGCGGAAATACTCATTGCTTTTTTGACCGGGGCGGGAAAAAATGACTGATAAGAGGGGGACCATCGGGGCCTTGGGTGGCCTCCCCCCTCACCCATTCCCGGAGCCACGGAGCACCATGACCAGAAACATCATCCCCTTTGAGAAAGCCAAGCGTTCGGTCCAGGAGGTGGTGGACCGCTTCTACCAGGACCTGGACGACATCGAGGAGATCGTCATCATCGCCAAGGACAAGGATGGCGAGTGGATCTTTGCCAACTCCGAGCTGGCCAACGAACTGGAGTGGATCGGCAGCCTCTACAAATTCATTCA
This DNA window, taken from Desulfobaccales bacterium, encodes the following:
- the ilvC gene encoding ketol-acid reductoisomerase, which codes for MAITIYYDQDADLGVLAGKKVAIIGFGSQGHAQALNLRDSGVEVVVSEVPGTPNYELALKYGFQPVSAAEAAAQAQVVQMLTPDHVQARIYEQDLKPHLTAGKTLMFSHGFNIHYGQIVPDPKIDVVMVAPKGPGHLVRSEYEKGAGVPSLVAVHQDASGQALKTALAYAKGIGATRAGVLETTFREETETDLFGEQCVLCGGVSELVKAGFDTLVEAGYAPEIAYFECLHELKLIVDLFYQGGLSYMRYSVSDTAEFGDYTRGKRIITEETREEMRQILYEVQTGEFAKEWILENQAGRPVFNALRRLEAAHPIEEVGKKLRGMMSWLKR
- a CDS encoding DsrE family protein, giving the protein MQVLIVISSPDPEIKWNALRFANVLLNEGEEVTVFLNGPATDVYAGDSPQFPIREQVKLFGLSEGQLFAUGKCLALRGAEAEDPIKVGNMKILYDEVKKADRILNY
- the ilvN gene encoding acetolactate synthase small subunit, which gives rise to MEATKKNRRHTISVWVDNQPGVLSRVTGLFSGRGFNIESLCVAETMDPNTSRITLVTSGDEQIIEQIIKQLRKLINTQKVVDLSELDHVEREMAMVRVKAEDKSRAEVLRIADIFRCRVVDVSPTTYTLEITGNHEKIQAVLSLLKSHGILDIVRSGTLAIQRAKKE
- the ilvB gene encoding biosynthetic-type acetolactate synthase large subunit: MSTKRTGAQIFLDCLEREGVQHIFGYPGGAVIDIYDELTRRPHIRHYLVRHEQAAVHAADGYARASDKVGVALVTSGPGATNTVTGIASAYMDSIPIVVFSGQVPTHLIGNDAFQEVDIVGITRPCTKHNYLVTDIRHLARTIHEAFYIARSGRPGPVLVDLPKNVQQASIVPEPIDPKDIKIPSYQPTVHANPRQVRRALDLILEAKQPVLYTGGGIIHSNASEELIKFAEALQIPVTSTLMGLGGFPGIHPLWMGMLGMHGTYCANMAVANSDVLIAVGARFDDRVTGRLDAFAPHAKIIHIDIDPSSISKNVVVDIPIVGDCRDALHQLNNLLKKEEPRDWAAIREEWLGRIREWERKHPLKYKKSKEVIKPQYVVEKLWEVTGGDAYITTEVGQNQMWAAQFFKFKRARQFMTSGGLGAMGYGFPAAMGVQVAKPDAIVIDIAGDGSILMNIQELVTVVENNLPVKIAILNNAYLGMVRQWQQLLYDKRYSATDLSAQPDFVKVAEAFGAVGFRATKPEEVEPVIRKAMEIKRPVIMDFVVDREECVMPMVPPGKATHEMLLA
- a CDS encoding DUF465 domain-containing protein, with amino-acid sequence MEERDLELIRRVIDQEPELKQRLAEHEEFERRLEEFNRRPYLTSEETLERKRLQKLKLAGRDRIEQILAKYREKEGIS
- a CDS encoding DUF3108 domain-containing protein, giving the protein MSSQRLLTEPVSRFFALTLFIVVLLGWPPAALPRAAPSATPGPQILEDLKYRVDLWIFNDSVPARMVLTRLGDKHYRASISGQAKGVLALLSGNFRGEYSTDMIFTNGRFRPLLYREKTERRGKLHVTEHRFDHEAKRVEVWKWDRNKRALVKKWEGPLDDQLTDPLSFYYNQRLRLQEIKEGDVVRLPTVPYPKPEEVVFRVGPLTPEGRRVTIILDDELLETEGREVQALLDQEGVATRAWAKFMRYGKVSSTLLPESRRLKVQELLATEGKLSAAAFMARNF
- a CDS encoding J domain-containing protein — translated: MTLKEACQILGLGPVATRREIRDAYRRAARRWHPDRAPAGAEEEFRRRMQAVNAAYQRLKEFLENYRYRLEESEEEGDVERWWRERFNVGVWSGPGPPPDGEK
- the pyrR gene encoding bifunctional pyr operon transcriptional regulator/uracil phosphoribosyltransferase PyrR, which produces MPVDKRLALSAAELTATLERLAEEVRQACPRPADLVVVGIRTGGAYLAQRLADLLSRRAPTPLKVGVLDITLYRDDWTRISHKPLVGKTELPGSIDDQEVLLVDDVLFTGRTVRAALDALMDYGRPKRIRLAVLVDRGGRELPICPDFVGLTVDLPPEQRVNVYLREMGQEDAVAIESGHPERP
- a CDS encoding secondary thiamine-phosphate synthase enzyme YjbQ, with the translated sequence MLTTLTVRTSSKTEFVDITPQVAEAVRASGVKEGLCHLFVPHTTAAVTINENADPTVKADILMVLNKVISDREAYRHLEGNSPAHIKATLVGPDLTVIITGGKLLLGTWQGLFFCEFDGPRTRKVHLKIREG
- a CDS encoding alpha/beta fold hydrolase → MSNSTPWHCLEAGAGPPVLLIHGLGASSFSWRELLPRLAPHFHLLAPDLPAHGATPAAATPDFRLETLVTGLLALLDRRGVARCAVVGNSLGGGLALLLAARAPERVMALALLDPAAVIKRYPLLFQPLRLPGLGLLTALALGPWVVPYGLKLAYHRHELITSEVVAGYAPTFRPVSNRLGLRRLALENDPWPADKVRNLLARIHQPVAVIWGHRDRILPVSQATELKALLPQAELHLLPQVGHAPQEEAPEATAEILIAFLTGAGKND